The proteins below come from a single Papaver somniferum cultivar HN1 chromosome 11, ASM357369v1, whole genome shotgun sequence genomic window:
- the LOC113322591 gene encoding translocase of chloroplast 159, chloroplastic-like isoform X2, whose product MDNPVSLSTTQLNPPSEEEDVKEESLSQLKNTSSDPDEKTLDMLLGTQKIVPFVAPQPVFVGSSSSLVDDKVFVPPKALLSGDDDEDDEGFVSGLDEDDEGLSDVSNVVTSVKIPSVESSMIPKALVSGEDDVVPDKVDSEVSSIAMVPSVIEKTKVAEENISPEVVVSSSVEMIVPVVTEAAPIESSVVITEDTLLKDTKSDEVDVSPPEEEVKESKDVFAVEKKIDVQELVTETKDSLEVRENGVSDVPAQSSVGADSGDSQSGVEELVKSVFPVEVKDINASNPEDSNVETKQPILVELEKTVDVVEDDKVSEPKIVEILVDKDVSLGSQSEKAAVVVEELVEPKLVEDTAGAIADAPSSLKSGEKEKDDDVEKIAEGVHGSASIVPEELEPELEADSLAKPEERVVDEGTYGVESKASVLVNGLTETQIVDSIVAPVESGSVSELKHLDNGIGSEPKIVEILVDKDVMSAIQSEPAAVFVEKPVEPKLVEDIIVAIADAQSSLEKGEKEKDGDDEKSVRGIDEIVPKVPEELKPEAETVLGAKLDERVVDEAAAGVESKSGNGVNTSTETQIVDAIPVTVEFSSATEGKHLNNGVESEEAAVVVEEPVAIADAQSSLETGENKKDDDDEKSAGGTDGSVSRVPEELKSEPEAGARAKPDEHVLDDSKADVGVNGLTETQSGDTVTVPAQPKDRAVELENAISGDTESTESAVPRSVLALDGKQESEDEVEPEPNFTEEDEDSASDEGNEGIMFDGSETAEQIMKELERASGSHSGGDNSQDSFQRIDGQIVMDSDEEVDTDEEGDGKELFDSAALAALLKAATGAGSDGGNVTITAPDGSRLFSIERPAGLGSSMRSLKPAPRTTRPNLFSPSDLTAGGEPENELSEEEKKKLEKIQQIRVKFLRLVQRLGQSPEESIAAQVLYRLLLAAGRQTSQSFSLDAARRTAAELEAEGKDDLDFSLNILVLGKTGVGKSATINSIFGEKKSHIDPFEPGTTEVKEIVGKVDGVTIRVYDTPGLRSSVMEQAFNQKVLASLKKLTKKNPLDILLYVDRLDTQTRDLNDMPLLRSITATLGSAIWRSAIVTLTHAASAPPDGPSGHPLSYDTFVGQRSHIVQQSVGQAVGDIRMMNPSLMNPVSLVENHPSCRTNREGQQVLPNGQTWKPQLLLLCYSMKILSEASSLSKPQDPFDHRKLFGFRVRAPPLPYLLSTMLQSRAHPKLASDQGIDNGDSDIELGDMSDSDQEEEEDEYDQLPPFKPLRKSQIAKLRKEQRKAYFDEYDYRVKLLQKKQLREELKRMREMKKGKDTPVAEGGFMGEDADQENDGPAAVPVPLPDMVLPPSFDGDNPAYRYRFLEPTSQLLARPVLDNHGWDHDCGYDGVSLEQSQAIMSKFPGVVAVQITKDKKEFNIHLDSSVAAKYGESGSTLAGFDIQTIGKQLGYIVRGETKFKNFKKNKTAAGVAITFLGETVTTGLKVEDQIAIGKRLSLVGSTGTVRSQGEAAYGANLEVRLKEKDFPIGQDQSTLGLSLMKWRGDLAVGGNFQSQISVGRSSKVSVRVGLNNKLSGQITVRTSSSEQLQLALVGLLPIAVSIYKTIFPGAAGDTYSAY is encoded by the exons ATGGATAATCCTGTTTCTCTATCTACTACTCAATTAAACCCCCcttctgaagaagaagatgtaaaGGAAGAATCTTTATCACAATTGAAAAATACATCATCag ACCCAGATGAAAAAACCCTAGATATGCTACTGGGTACACAAAAGATTGTTCCTTTTGTAGCCCCACAGCCTGTTTttgttggttcttcttcttcgttggtTGATGACAAGGTATTTGTTCCACCTAAAGCTTTGTTATCTGGTGATgacgatgaggatgatgagggtTTTGTTAGTGGTttagatgaggatgatgaagggtTATCCGATGTTTCTAATGTAGTGACTTCTGTTAAAATTCCTTCGGTTGAGTCATCGATGATACCAAAAGCATTGGTTTCTGGTGAAGACGATGTTGTTCCCGATAAGGTTGATTCTGAGGTTTCTAGTATTGCTATGGTTCCAAGTGTCATTGAGAAGACTAAGGTTGCTGAAGAGAATATCTCACCCGAGGTAGTGGTTTCGAGTTCTGTGGAAATGATTGTTCCTGTTGTCACTGAGGCAGCCCCTATAGAGTCCTCAGTGGTTATTACAGAAGATACATTGCTCAAAGACACTAAATCCGACGAAGTTGACGTTTCTCCACCCGAGGAGGAAGTGAAGGAATCTAAAGATGTGTTTGCAGTGGAGAAGAAAATCGATGTTCAGGAATTGGTTACCGAAACTAAAGATTCTCTAGAAGTGAGAGAAAATGGGGTTTCTGATGTACCGGCTCAAAGCAGTGTAGGAGCAGATAGTGGGGATAGTCAAAGCGGTGTTGAAGAGTTAGTAAAGTCTGTCTTTCCTGTAGAAGTTAAAGATATTAATGCATCAAATCCTGAGGATTCTAATGTTGAAACGAAACAGCCGATTCTGGTGGAGTTGGAAAAGACTGTTGATGTCGTGGAAGATGATAAAGTTTCTGAGCCTAAAATTGTCGAGATTTTGGTTGACAAAGATGTTAGTTTGGGTAGTCAATCCGAAAAAGCAGCAGTGGTTGTTGAAGAACTTGTTGAACCAAAGTTGGTCGAAGATACTGCTGGTGCAATTGCTGATGCTCCAAGTAGTCTAAAAAGTG gagagaaggagaaagatgaTGATGTCGAAAAGATTGCTGAAGGCGTCCATGGAAGTGCTTCTATCGTTCCAGAGGAACTTGAGCCTGAGTTGGAAGCTGATTCACTAGCCAAGCCAGAGGAACGTGTAGTCGATGAAGGTACTTATGGAGTTGAATCTAAAGCCAGTGTCCTAGTAAATGGTTTGACTGAGACTCAGATTGTGGACTCTATCGTTGCACCTGTCGAGTCCGGTTCAGTTTCAGAGTTGAAGCATTTAGATAATGGTATTGGATCCGAGCCCAAAATTGTTGAGATTTTGGTTGACAAAGATGTTATGTCGGCTATTCAGTCTGAACCAGCAGCAGTGTTTGTTGAGAAACCTGTTGaaccaaagttggttgaagataTTATCGTTGCAATTGCTGATGCTCAGAGTAGTCTAGAAAAAG GGGAAAAGGAAAAAGATGGTGACGACGAAAAGAGTGTCAGAGGCATCGATGAAATTGTTCCCAAGGTTCCTGAGGAACTTAAGCCCGAGGCTGAAACTGTTTTAGGAGCCAAGCTTGATGAGCGTGTGGTTGATGAAGCTGCTGCTGGAGTTGAATCTAAATCCGGAAATGGAGTAAATACTTCGACTGAGACTCAGATTGTGGACGCTATCCCTGTCACTGTGGAATTCAGCTCAGCTACAGAAGGGAAACATCTTAATAATGGTGTTGAATCCGAAGAAGCAGCAGTGGTTGTTGAAGAACCTGTTGCAATTGCCGATGCCCAAAGTAGTCTAGAAACAG GAGAAAACaagaaagatgatgatgacgagaaAAGTGCCGGAGGCACCGATGGAAGTGTTTCTAGGGTTCCAGAGGAACTTAAGTCTGAGCCTGAAGCTGGTGCAAGAGCCAAGCCGGATGAACATGTGCTCGATGACTCTAAAGCCGACGTTGGAGTAAATGGCTTGACTGAGACTCAGTCTGGCGATACCGTCACTGTACCTGCGCAACCTAAAGATAGAGCTGTTGAATTGGAAAATGCGATTTCAGGTGATACCGAATCAACTGAATCTGCAGTTCCGAGATCAGTTTTAGCATTAGATGGCAAGCAAGAAAGTGAAGATGAAGTAGAACCTGAACCAAATTTcactgaagaagatgaagattctgCTTCAGATGAGGGTAACGAAGGTATAATGTTTGATGGTTCTGAAACTGCTGAACAGATCATGAAGGAGTTGGAGAGAGCATCGGGTTCTCACTCAGGTGGGGATAATTCTCAGGACTCTTTTCAAAGAATTGATGGACAGATTGTTATGGATTCAGATGAAGAGGTGGATACTGACGAGGAGGGAGATGGGAAGGAGCTGTTTGATTCTGCTGCGTTGGCTGCTCTTCTCAAAGCAGCTACTGGTGCGGGATCAGATGGAGGGAATGTCACAATCACTGCACCAGATGGTTCTCGGCTATTCTCCATTGAACGTCCGGCTGGATTAGGTTCTTCTATGAGGTCTCTGAAACCTGCTCCCAGGACAACTCGTCCAAATCTTTTCTCCCCCTCAGATCTCACAGCTGGAGGAGAACCAGAGAACGAATTAAGtgaggaagaaaagaagaagctgGAGAAGATACAGCAAATAAGAGTGAAGTTCTTGAGGCTTGTTCAGAGATTAGGGCAATCTCCTGAAGAATCCATAGCTGCTCAGGTTCTGTACCGCCTGCTCCTTGCTGCAGGGAGGCAAACCAGTCAATCGTTTAGCCTTGATGCTGCTAGGAGGACTGCAGCAGAGCTTGAAGCTGAGGGCAAGGATGATCTAGATTTCTCATTGAACATCCTGGTTCTCGGGAAAACAGGGGTGGGTAAAAGTGCAACTATAAATTCCATATTTGGTGAAAAGAAGTCTCATATTGATCCATTTGAACCTGGTACTACTGAAGTTAAAGAGATTGTTGGAAAAGTAGATGGAGTTACAATCCGGGTCTATGACACACCAGGTCTAAGATCTTCTGTTATGGAACAAGCTTTCAATCAGAAGGTCTTAGCTTCTCTAAAGAAGTTGACCAAGAAAAACCCTCTGGATATTCTCCTCTACGTTGATCGATTGGATACCCAAACCAGAGATCTTAATGATATGCCATTATTGAGGTCAATTACTGCTACTCTTGGGTCGGCTATATGGAGGAGTGCCATTGTTACCCTGACCCATGCTGCTTCTGCACCACCAGATGGACCAAGTGGGCATCCCTTAAGTTACGACACGTTTGTTGGTCAACGATCCCATATTGTTCAGCAGTCAGTTGGTCAAGCTGTTGGAGATATACGTATGATGAATCCAAGCTTGATGAATCCTGTATCTCTCGTTGAAAATCACCCTTCATGTAGAACAAACAGAGAAGGTCAGCAAGTTCTTCCGAATGGGCAAACATGGAAACCTCAGTTATTACTTTTGTGTTACTCTATGAAGATTTTATCAGAGGCAAGTTCCTTATCCAAACCGCAAGACCCATTCGATCACCGTAAACTCTTTGGCTTCCGTGTGCGTGCTCCACCTCTGCCGTACTTGTTGTCCACAATGTTGCAGTCTCGGGCTCACCCCAAACTTGCATCCGACCAAGGTATTGACAATGGTGATTCTGATATTGAGTTGGGAGATATGTCAGACTCTGaccaagaagaggaagaggacgaGTATGACCAGCTTCCACCATTTAAACCTTTGAGAAAATCTCAGATTGCCAAGCTCCGTAAGGAGCAGAGGAAAGCTTACTTTGATGAGTATGATTACCGGGTGAAGCTACTTCAGAAGAAACAGTTGAGAGAGGAGCTTAAAAGAATGCGGGAAATGAAGAAGGGAAAGGATACTCCTGTAGCAGAAGGAGGTTTTATGGGAGAAGATGCCGATCAAGAGAATGATGGTCCAGCAGCAGTGCCGGTTCCATTACCTGATATGGTTTTGCCACCTTCCTTCGATGGAGACAATCCGGCTTACAGATACCGATTTTTGGAGCCAACATCACAACTTTTGGCAAGGCCTGTTTTGGACAATCACGGATGGGATCATGATTGTGGATATGATGGAGTCAGCCTCGAACAAAGTCAAGCAATTATGAGTAAGTTTCCTGGAGTGGTTGCTGTTCAAATCACAAAGGACAAAAAAGAGTTCAACATCCATTTGGATTCATCAGTTGCTGCCAAGTACGGGGAAAGTGGATCAACCCTAGCAGGATTTGACATCCAAACTATAGGGAAGCAGCTTGGCTACATTGTCAGAGGGGAAACCAAGTTCAAAAActttaagaagaataaaacaGCTGCTGGGGTAGCCATAACTTTTTTAGGTGAGACTGTGACAACGGGGCTCAAAGTTGAGGATCAGATTGCTATTGGAAAACGCCTTAGTTTGGTGGGAAGCACAGGAACtgttcggtcacaaggtgaagcaGCATATGGAGCAAACTTGGAAGTCCGCCTTAAGGAGAAGGACTTTCCAATTGGGCAAGACCAGTCAACTTTGGGTCTCTCCCTGATGAAGTGGAGAGGTGATCTTGCAGTTGGAGGTAACTTCCAGTCCCAAATTTCTGTTGGGCGGAGTTCAAAGGTGTCTGTACGTGTTGGTTTGAACAACAAGCTCAGTGGGCAAATCACAGTTAGAACAAGCAGCTCGGAACAGCTTCAGCTCGCTCTTGTGGGCCTACTTCCTATTGCAGTTTCTATCTACAAAACCATCTTTCCTGGTGCTGCTGGTGATACCTACTCAGCTTACTGA
- the LOC113322591 gene encoding translocase of chloroplast 159, chloroplastic-like isoform X1, with amino-acid sequence MDNPVSLSTTQLNPPSEEEDVKEESLSQLKNTSSGISSSSSSVAALPIRAPSSFDSDVDNNQTRIKINGTNTSLKVANIGFVDSDSDIVLSSSDDEEEGFLSGEDEFGITSSDRNFLADPDEKTLDMLLGTQKIVPFVAPQPVFVGSSSSLVDDKVFVPPKALLSGDDDEDDEGFVSGLDEDDEGLSDVSNVVTSVKIPSVESSMIPKALVSGEDDVVPDKVDSEVSSIAMVPSVIEKTKVAEENISPEVVVSSSVEMIVPVVTEAAPIESSVVITEDTLLKDTKSDEVDVSPPEEEVKESKDVFAVEKKIDVQELVTETKDSLEVRENGVSDVPAQSSVGADSGDSQSGVEELVKSVFPVEVKDINASNPEDSNVETKQPILVELEKTVDVVEDDKVSEPKIVEILVDKDVSLGSQSEKAAVVVEELVEPKLVEDTAGAIADAPSSLKSGEKEKDDDVEKIAEGVHGSASIVPEELEPELEADSLAKPEERVVDEGTYGVESKASVLVNGLTETQIVDSIVAPVESGSVSELKHLDNGIGSEPKIVEILVDKDVMSAIQSEPAAVFVEKPVEPKLVEDIIVAIADAQSSLEKGEKEKDGDDEKSVRGIDEIVPKVPEELKPEAETVLGAKLDERVVDEAAAGVESKSGNGVNTSTETQIVDAIPVTVEFSSATEGKHLNNGVESEEAAVVVEEPVAIADAQSSLETGENKKDDDDEKSAGGTDGSVSRVPEELKSEPEAGARAKPDEHVLDDSKADVGVNGLTETQSGDTVTVPAQPKDRAVELENAISGDTESTESAVPRSVLALDGKQESEDEVEPEPNFTEEDEDSASDEGNEGIMFDGSETAEQIMKELERASGSHSGGDNSQDSFQRIDGQIVMDSDEEVDTDEEGDGKELFDSAALAALLKAATGAGSDGGNVTITAPDGSRLFSIERPAGLGSSMRSLKPAPRTTRPNLFSPSDLTAGGEPENELSEEEKKKLEKIQQIRVKFLRLVQRLGQSPEESIAAQVLYRLLLAAGRQTSQSFSLDAARRTAAELEAEGKDDLDFSLNILVLGKTGVGKSATINSIFGEKKSHIDPFEPGTTEVKEIVGKVDGVTIRVYDTPGLRSSVMEQAFNQKVLASLKKLTKKNPLDILLYVDRLDTQTRDLNDMPLLRSITATLGSAIWRSAIVTLTHAASAPPDGPSGHPLSYDTFVGQRSHIVQQSVGQAVGDIRMMNPSLMNPVSLVENHPSCRTNREGQQVLPNGQTWKPQLLLLCYSMKILSEASSLSKPQDPFDHRKLFGFRVRAPPLPYLLSTMLQSRAHPKLASDQGIDNGDSDIELGDMSDSDQEEEEDEYDQLPPFKPLRKSQIAKLRKEQRKAYFDEYDYRVKLLQKKQLREELKRMREMKKGKDTPVAEGGFMGEDADQENDGPAAVPVPLPDMVLPPSFDGDNPAYRYRFLEPTSQLLARPVLDNHGWDHDCGYDGVSLEQSQAIMSKFPGVVAVQITKDKKEFNIHLDSSVAAKYGESGSTLAGFDIQTIGKQLGYIVRGETKFKNFKKNKTAAGVAITFLGETVTTGLKVEDQIAIGKRLSLVGSTGTVRSQGEAAYGANLEVRLKEKDFPIGQDQSTLGLSLMKWRGDLAVGGNFQSQISVGRSSKVSVRVGLNNKLSGQITVRTSSSEQLQLALVGLLPIAVSIYKTIFPGAAGDTYSAY; translated from the exons ATGGATAATCCTGTTTCTCTATCTACTACTCAATTAAACCCCCcttctgaagaagaagatgtaaaGGAAGAATCTTTATCACAATTGAAAAATACATCATCaggtatatcttcttcttcttcttctgttgctgctttaCCAATAAGAGCTCCTTCATCATTTGATTCTGATGTTGATAATAATCAAACTCGTATTAAAATCAATGGTACCAATACTAGTCTTAAAGTAGCAAATATTGGTTTTGTTGATAGTGATAGTGatattgttctttcttcttctgatgatgaagaagaaggttttcTGAGTGGAGAAGATGAATTTGGAATTACTTCTTCTGATAGAAATTTTCTTGCAGACCCAGATGAAAAAACCCTAGATATGCTACTGGGTACACAAAAGATTGTTCCTTTTGTAGCCCCACAGCCTGTTTttgttggttcttcttcttcgttggtTGATGACAAGGTATTTGTTCCACCTAAAGCTTTGTTATCTGGTGATgacgatgaggatgatgagggtTTTGTTAGTGGTttagatgaggatgatgaagggtTATCCGATGTTTCTAATGTAGTGACTTCTGTTAAAATTCCTTCGGTTGAGTCATCGATGATACCAAAAGCATTGGTTTCTGGTGAAGACGATGTTGTTCCCGATAAGGTTGATTCTGAGGTTTCTAGTATTGCTATGGTTCCAAGTGTCATTGAGAAGACTAAGGTTGCTGAAGAGAATATCTCACCCGAGGTAGTGGTTTCGAGTTCTGTGGAAATGATTGTTCCTGTTGTCACTGAGGCAGCCCCTATAGAGTCCTCAGTGGTTATTACAGAAGATACATTGCTCAAAGACACTAAATCCGACGAAGTTGACGTTTCTCCACCCGAGGAGGAAGTGAAGGAATCTAAAGATGTGTTTGCAGTGGAGAAGAAAATCGATGTTCAGGAATTGGTTACCGAAACTAAAGATTCTCTAGAAGTGAGAGAAAATGGGGTTTCTGATGTACCGGCTCAAAGCAGTGTAGGAGCAGATAGTGGGGATAGTCAAAGCGGTGTTGAAGAGTTAGTAAAGTCTGTCTTTCCTGTAGAAGTTAAAGATATTAATGCATCAAATCCTGAGGATTCTAATGTTGAAACGAAACAGCCGATTCTGGTGGAGTTGGAAAAGACTGTTGATGTCGTGGAAGATGATAAAGTTTCTGAGCCTAAAATTGTCGAGATTTTGGTTGACAAAGATGTTAGTTTGGGTAGTCAATCCGAAAAAGCAGCAGTGGTTGTTGAAGAACTTGTTGAACCAAAGTTGGTCGAAGATACTGCTGGTGCAATTGCTGATGCTCCAAGTAGTCTAAAAAGTG gagagaaggagaaagatgaTGATGTCGAAAAGATTGCTGAAGGCGTCCATGGAAGTGCTTCTATCGTTCCAGAGGAACTTGAGCCTGAGTTGGAAGCTGATTCACTAGCCAAGCCAGAGGAACGTGTAGTCGATGAAGGTACTTATGGAGTTGAATCTAAAGCCAGTGTCCTAGTAAATGGTTTGACTGAGACTCAGATTGTGGACTCTATCGTTGCACCTGTCGAGTCCGGTTCAGTTTCAGAGTTGAAGCATTTAGATAATGGTATTGGATCCGAGCCCAAAATTGTTGAGATTTTGGTTGACAAAGATGTTATGTCGGCTATTCAGTCTGAACCAGCAGCAGTGTTTGTTGAGAAACCTGTTGaaccaaagttggttgaagataTTATCGTTGCAATTGCTGATGCTCAGAGTAGTCTAGAAAAAG GGGAAAAGGAAAAAGATGGTGACGACGAAAAGAGTGTCAGAGGCATCGATGAAATTGTTCCCAAGGTTCCTGAGGAACTTAAGCCCGAGGCTGAAACTGTTTTAGGAGCCAAGCTTGATGAGCGTGTGGTTGATGAAGCTGCTGCTGGAGTTGAATCTAAATCCGGAAATGGAGTAAATACTTCGACTGAGACTCAGATTGTGGACGCTATCCCTGTCACTGTGGAATTCAGCTCAGCTACAGAAGGGAAACATCTTAATAATGGTGTTGAATCCGAAGAAGCAGCAGTGGTTGTTGAAGAACCTGTTGCAATTGCCGATGCCCAAAGTAGTCTAGAAACAG GAGAAAACaagaaagatgatgatgacgagaaAAGTGCCGGAGGCACCGATGGAAGTGTTTCTAGGGTTCCAGAGGAACTTAAGTCTGAGCCTGAAGCTGGTGCAAGAGCCAAGCCGGATGAACATGTGCTCGATGACTCTAAAGCCGACGTTGGAGTAAATGGCTTGACTGAGACTCAGTCTGGCGATACCGTCACTGTACCTGCGCAACCTAAAGATAGAGCTGTTGAATTGGAAAATGCGATTTCAGGTGATACCGAATCAACTGAATCTGCAGTTCCGAGATCAGTTTTAGCATTAGATGGCAAGCAAGAAAGTGAAGATGAAGTAGAACCTGAACCAAATTTcactgaagaagatgaagattctgCTTCAGATGAGGGTAACGAAGGTATAATGTTTGATGGTTCTGAAACTGCTGAACAGATCATGAAGGAGTTGGAGAGAGCATCGGGTTCTCACTCAGGTGGGGATAATTCTCAGGACTCTTTTCAAAGAATTGATGGACAGATTGTTATGGATTCAGATGAAGAGGTGGATACTGACGAGGAGGGAGATGGGAAGGAGCTGTTTGATTCTGCTGCGTTGGCTGCTCTTCTCAAAGCAGCTACTGGTGCGGGATCAGATGGAGGGAATGTCACAATCACTGCACCAGATGGTTCTCGGCTATTCTCCATTGAACGTCCGGCTGGATTAGGTTCTTCTATGAGGTCTCTGAAACCTGCTCCCAGGACAACTCGTCCAAATCTTTTCTCCCCCTCAGATCTCACAGCTGGAGGAGAACCAGAGAACGAATTAAGtgaggaagaaaagaagaagctgGAGAAGATACAGCAAATAAGAGTGAAGTTCTTGAGGCTTGTTCAGAGATTAGGGCAATCTCCTGAAGAATCCATAGCTGCTCAGGTTCTGTACCGCCTGCTCCTTGCTGCAGGGAGGCAAACCAGTCAATCGTTTAGCCTTGATGCTGCTAGGAGGACTGCAGCAGAGCTTGAAGCTGAGGGCAAGGATGATCTAGATTTCTCATTGAACATCCTGGTTCTCGGGAAAACAGGGGTGGGTAAAAGTGCAACTATAAATTCCATATTTGGTGAAAAGAAGTCTCATATTGATCCATTTGAACCTGGTACTACTGAAGTTAAAGAGATTGTTGGAAAAGTAGATGGAGTTACAATCCGGGTCTATGACACACCAGGTCTAAGATCTTCTGTTATGGAACAAGCTTTCAATCAGAAGGTCTTAGCTTCTCTAAAGAAGTTGACCAAGAAAAACCCTCTGGATATTCTCCTCTACGTTGATCGATTGGATACCCAAACCAGAGATCTTAATGATATGCCATTATTGAGGTCAATTACTGCTACTCTTGGGTCGGCTATATGGAGGAGTGCCATTGTTACCCTGACCCATGCTGCTTCTGCACCACCAGATGGACCAAGTGGGCATCCCTTAAGTTACGACACGTTTGTTGGTCAACGATCCCATATTGTTCAGCAGTCAGTTGGTCAAGCTGTTGGAGATATACGTATGATGAATCCAAGCTTGATGAATCCTGTATCTCTCGTTGAAAATCACCCTTCATGTAGAACAAACAGAGAAGGTCAGCAAGTTCTTCCGAATGGGCAAACATGGAAACCTCAGTTATTACTTTTGTGTTACTCTATGAAGATTTTATCAGAGGCAAGTTCCTTATCCAAACCGCAAGACCCATTCGATCACCGTAAACTCTTTGGCTTCCGTGTGCGTGCTCCACCTCTGCCGTACTTGTTGTCCACAATGTTGCAGTCTCGGGCTCACCCCAAACTTGCATCCGACCAAGGTATTGACAATGGTGATTCTGATATTGAGTTGGGAGATATGTCAGACTCTGaccaagaagaggaagaggacgaGTATGACCAGCTTCCACCATTTAAACCTTTGAGAAAATCTCAGATTGCCAAGCTCCGTAAGGAGCAGAGGAAAGCTTACTTTGATGAGTATGATTACCGGGTGAAGCTACTTCAGAAGAAACAGTTGAGAGAGGAGCTTAAAAGAATGCGGGAAATGAAGAAGGGAAAGGATACTCCTGTAGCAGAAGGAGGTTTTATGGGAGAAGATGCCGATCAAGAGAATGATGGTCCAGCAGCAGTGCCGGTTCCATTACCTGATATGGTTTTGCCACCTTCCTTCGATGGAGACAATCCGGCTTACAGATACCGATTTTTGGAGCCAACATCACAACTTTTGGCAAGGCCTGTTTTGGACAATCACGGATGGGATCATGATTGTGGATATGATGGAGTCAGCCTCGAACAAAGTCAAGCAATTATGAGTAAGTTTCCTGGAGTGGTTGCTGTTCAAATCACAAAGGACAAAAAAGAGTTCAACATCCATTTGGATTCATCAGTTGCTGCCAAGTACGGGGAAAGTGGATCAACCCTAGCAGGATTTGACATCCAAACTATAGGGAAGCAGCTTGGCTACATTGTCAGAGGGGAAACCAAGTTCAAAAActttaagaagaataaaacaGCTGCTGGGGTAGCCATAACTTTTTTAGGTGAGACTGTGACAACGGGGCTCAAAGTTGAGGATCAGATTGCTATTGGAAAACGCCTTAGTTTGGTGGGAAGCACAGGAACtgttcggtcacaaggtgaagcaGCATATGGAGCAAACTTGGAAGTCCGCCTTAAGGAGAAGGACTTTCCAATTGGGCAAGACCAGTCAACTTTGGGTCTCTCCCTGATGAAGTGGAGAGGTGATCTTGCAGTTGGAGGTAACTTCCAGTCCCAAATTTCTGTTGGGCGGAGTTCAAAGGTGTCTGTACGTGTTGGTTTGAACAACAAGCTCAGTGGGCAAATCACAGTTAGAACAAGCAGCTCGGAACAGCTTCAGCTCGCTCTTGTGGGCCTACTTCCTATTGCAGTTTCTATCTACAAAACCATCTTTCCTGGTGCTGCTGGTGATACCTACTCAGCTTACTGA